In one Sphingobium sp. MI1205 genomic region, the following are encoded:
- a CDS encoding PAS domain-containing sensor histidine kinase, which yields MTSLTPFAAVILGIVLAGWLAAAVWALSTGQRMRGEGMQAQGKFDRLSSLLASAPAAPIIIHADGRIEAVDRLAKWLGKDRVPAFVSDLTAADGGLEPQDAAVLAQEIAAAQRAGRSFALPVRGEGSTRLLLVRGAPAGPALAESGSVVLWIFDATDSQSEIQALKSKVEQLRDALEALAGLVEAAPFPMWHRTPDMRLSLVNAAYVRAVDGDSAAEVIAQGTELVETVSGLTPEAAAKQALSESCAVERIVPATIDGERRTMRVVDVPLGDAGVAGFAMDQNELEQARVEHRRLEAAQRDLLDRLSAGVARFGPDRALSFWNQPFMSLFGLDQDHLADQPVFERVLDRMREARRLPEHRDFPAWRAERRDWFLSPDPREENWLLADGTHLRVYAQPLPDGGLLLIFEDRTEQVQLSSARDTLLRVRTATFDNLFESIGVFSSDGRLSLWNSRFRTIWDISEDLLAQHPRIDELMRAVQSRLAKPQQANLVRELVRAATVERKQRVGHVGFADGRIFEFAAIPLPDGNALFTMLDVTDSRRVEQVLRDRNEALEQADRVKTAFVTNMSYELRTPLTTIAGFAEMMSAGYAGEMSESAKEYVDGILQSTSRLSMLIDNVLDMTQGEAGTLPIDRAPVDLAQLAKDSVARIKGDAEAKGIDLALSLHDTLGQVEGDRRRIGQALDHLLENAVCYSGRGARVLLHGDGSGESARLVVSDNGPGISVQRQATIFDAAARAEQARSGEKAGIGLPLAKQLAEAHGGSLQLVSEPGQGTMAVIELPRG from the coding sequence ATGACGTCATTGACCCCGTTCGCAGCCGTCATATTGGGGATCGTGCTCGCCGGATGGCTTGCAGCCGCCGTCTGGGCCTTGTCCACCGGCCAGCGCATGCGGGGCGAAGGGATGCAGGCACAGGGCAAGTTCGATCGCCTGTCCAGCCTGCTCGCATCCGCGCCCGCAGCCCCTATCATCATACATGCCGATGGTCGGATCGAAGCCGTGGACCGCCTGGCGAAGTGGTTGGGCAAAGACCGGGTCCCCGCTTTCGTGTCCGACCTGACGGCGGCTGACGGGGGGCTGGAGCCGCAGGATGCAGCCGTTCTCGCGCAGGAAATCGCGGCGGCGCAGCGGGCGGGCCGCAGCTTTGCTTTGCCCGTGCGGGGCGAGGGCTCAACGCGCCTGCTACTGGTGCGGGGTGCGCCAGCAGGCCCGGCGCTGGCGGAGAGTGGCAGCGTCGTCCTCTGGATCTTCGACGCAACCGACAGCCAGTCGGAAATCCAGGCATTGAAGAGCAAGGTCGAGCAATTGCGCGACGCGCTGGAGGCGTTGGCGGGGCTTGTTGAAGCCGCGCCTTTTCCGATGTGGCATCGCACGCCGGACATGCGGCTTAGCTTGGTCAACGCCGCCTATGTCCGCGCGGTCGATGGCGATAGCGCGGCTGAAGTCATCGCGCAGGGGACGGAACTGGTTGAGACCGTAAGTGGTCTTACCCCGGAAGCAGCCGCGAAACAGGCGCTCTCGGAAAGCTGCGCGGTGGAGCGCATCGTGCCAGCCACGATCGATGGCGAAAGGCGCACGATGCGCGTCGTCGATGTGCCTCTTGGCGATGCCGGCGTCGCAGGCTTCGCAATGGATCAGAACGAACTCGAACAGGCGCGCGTGGAGCATCGCCGTCTGGAGGCGGCGCAGCGCGACCTGCTCGATCGCCTGTCCGCTGGCGTGGCGCGCTTTGGACCCGATCGAGCGCTGAGTTTCTGGAATCAGCCGTTCATGAGCCTGTTTGGTCTCGACCAGGACCATTTAGCCGATCAGCCGGTCTTCGAGCGCGTACTCGACCGCATGCGCGAGGCGCGCCGATTGCCCGAACATCGCGATTTTCCTGCCTGGCGAGCGGAGCGGCGCGACTGGTTTCTTTCCCCTGATCCGCGTGAGGAGAACTGGCTTCTCGCCGATGGCACCCATTTGCGGGTCTATGCTCAGCCGCTGCCCGACGGCGGCCTGCTCCTCATATTCGAGGATCGAACCGAACAGGTTCAGCTTTCCAGCGCGCGCGACACTTTGCTGCGCGTCCGTACCGCGACGTTCGACAATCTGTTCGAATCGATCGGTGTCTTTTCGTCCGATGGCCGCCTGTCCCTGTGGAACAGCCGTTTCCGCACGATCTGGGATATTTCCGAAGATCTGCTGGCACAGCATCCGCGCATCGACGAATTGATGCGCGCTGTTCAGTCGCGCCTTGCCAAGCCGCAACAAGCCAACCTGGTCCGGGAACTGGTCCGTGCAGCTACGGTAGAGCGCAAGCAGCGCGTCGGCCATGTCGGGTTCGCTGACGGTCGTATCTTTGAATTTGCCGCCATTCCACTTCCCGATGGCAATGCCCTTTTTACCATGCTGGACGTCACCGACAGCCGGCGCGTGGAGCAGGTGCTGCGCGATCGCAACGAAGCACTGGAGCAGGCTGATCGGGTCAAGACAGCCTTCGTGACCAATATGAGCTATGAGCTGCGTACCCCGCTGACGACCATCGCAGGCTTCGCCGAAATGATGAGCGCGGGCTATGCGGGCGAGATGAGCGAGTCGGCAAAGGAATATGTCGATGGCATCCTGCAAAGCACCAGTCGACTTTCCATGCTGATCGACAATGTGTTGGACATGACCCAGGGCGAAGCGGGAACCCTGCCGATCGACCGTGCGCCGGTTGATCTTGCCCAGTTGGCGAAAGACAGCGTCGCGCGCATCAAGGGCGACGCCGAGGCCAAGGGGATCGATCTTGCTCTATCCCTGCATGACACGCTCGGTCAGGTTGAAGGCGACAGGCGCAGGATTGGCCAGGCGTTGGATCATCTGCTGGAAAATGCGGTTTGCTACAGCGGCCGCGGGGCACGCGTGCTGCTGCACGGTGACGGCAGCGGCGAAAGTGCCCGACTGGTGGTGTCGGACAACGGGCCCGGCATCAGCGTTCAGCGCCAGGCGACGATTTTCGACGCAGCCGCGCGGGCGGAGCAGGCGCGCAGCGGCGAGAAGGCGGGGATCGGCCTGCCGCTCGCCAAGCAGCTCGCCGAAGCGCATGGCGGCAGCCTGCAACTGGTATCCGAACCGGGGCAGGGCACGATGGCGGTGATCGAGCTTCCCCGTGGCTGA
- the ahcY gene encoding adenosylhomocysteinase, with protein MATAPAAQAQDYVIADISLAAFGRKEIEIAETEMPGLMALRQEFGAAKPLKGARITGSLHMTIQTAVLIETLAELGAEIRWASCNIFSTQDHAAAAIAARGIPVFAVKGETLEEYWDYVIRIFDWGDMTCNMILDDGGDATMFALWGARVEAGEELFTPGNEEEEIFVATLKRFLAERPGYLTRTVAAIKGVSEETTTGVHRLYELAKKGKLPFPAINVNDSVTKSKFDNLYGCKESLVDAIRRATDVMLAGKVACVAGFGDVGKGSAASLRNGGARVLVTEVDPICALQAAMEGYEVVTMEEAATRADIFVTATGNEDVITVDHMRAMKNMAIVCNIGHFDSEIQIAGLNNMKWTEIKPQVDEVEFADGKKIIVLAKGRLVNLGCATGHPSFVMSSSFTNQVLAQIELWTKSDEYKNDVYVLPKHLDEKVAALHLEKLGVKLSKLTPKQAAYIGVTQEGPFKPDHYRY; from the coding sequence GTGGCCACCGCACCCGCCGCTCAGGCGCAGGATTATGTGATCGCCGACATCAGCCTTGCCGCTTTCGGCCGCAAGGAAATCGAGATCGCCGAGACCGAAATGCCCGGCCTCATGGCTCTGCGCCAGGAATTTGGCGCTGCCAAGCCGCTGAAAGGCGCGCGCATCACCGGATCGCTGCACATGACGATCCAGACCGCCGTGCTGATTGAAACGCTGGCCGAACTGGGCGCTGAAATCCGCTGGGCCTCGTGCAACATTTTCTCCACGCAGGACCATGCCGCCGCCGCCATCGCCGCGCGCGGCATTCCCGTCTTCGCCGTGAAGGGCGAAACGCTGGAAGAATATTGGGACTATGTCATCCGCATCTTCGATTGGGGTGACATGACCTGCAACATGATCCTTGACGATGGCGGCGACGCCACCATGTTCGCGCTGTGGGGCGCGCGCGTCGAGGCCGGGGAAGAACTGTTCACGCCTGGTAACGAGGAAGAAGAAATCTTCGTCGCGACGCTCAAGCGCTTCCTGGCCGAGCGTCCGGGCTACCTGACCAGGACCGTCGCGGCGATCAAGGGCGTGTCGGAAGAAACCACGACCGGCGTTCACCGCCTGTATGAGCTTGCCAAGAAGGGCAAGCTTCCCTTCCCGGCGATCAACGTCAACGACAGCGTCACCAAGTCGAAGTTCGACAATCTCTATGGCTGCAAGGAATCGCTGGTCGACGCCATCCGTCGCGCCACCGACGTCATGCTGGCTGGCAAGGTCGCTTGCGTTGCGGGCTTCGGCGACGTTGGCAAGGGCTCGGCCGCATCGCTCCGCAACGGCGGGGCGCGCGTTCTGGTGACCGAAGTCGATCCGATCTGCGCGCTGCAGGCGGCGATGGAAGGCTATGAAGTCGTGACGATGGAAGAGGCCGCCACCCGGGCTGACATCTTCGTCACCGCGACCGGCAATGAAGACGTCATCACCGTCGATCACATGCGCGCGATGAAGAACATGGCGATCGTCTGCAACATCGGCCACTTCGACAGCGAGATCCAGATCGCTGGTCTCAACAATATGAAGTGGACCGAGATCAAGCCGCAGGTCGATGAGGTTGAATTCGCCGATGGCAAGAAGATCATCGTGCTGGCGAAGGGCCGCCTGGTCAATCTGGGCTGCGCCACCGGCCACCCCAGCTTCGTCATGTCGTCGAGCTTTACCAATCAGGTGCTGGCGCAGATCGAACTGTGGACCAAGTCGGATGAGTATAAGAACGACGTCTATGTCCTTCCCAAGCATCTGGATGAAAAGGTCGCTGCGCTTCACCTAGAAAAGCTGGGCGTGAAGCTATCCAAGCTGACCCCCAAGCAGGCGGCCTATATCGGCGTGACGCAGGAAGGGCCGTTCAAACCGGACCACTACCGCTACTAA
- a CDS encoding YqgE/AlgH family protein, with product MNQSPSYAGQFLLALPGMEDMRFDHSVVAICVHDENGALGIAVSDEIDGVGLHDLLDSFDIDARNVPDMPVLRGGPVEPRRGFVLHSLDWKGQDMVEVGPDWGLSGSLEILKAIAEGTGPSRYIVALGYAGWGASQLDREMTGESWFPVQCTADMLFDVPAGKKWAAAYAAAGVDASHLVSGAGSA from the coding sequence ATGAACCAGTCACCCTCTTATGCCGGTCAGTTCCTGCTTGCCTTGCCGGGCATGGAGGACATGCGTTTCGACCATTCCGTGGTGGCGATATGCGTCCATGACGAAAACGGCGCCTTGGGGATCGCCGTGAGCGATGAGATTGACGGGGTGGGGCTGCACGACCTGCTCGACAGCTTCGATATCGACGCACGCAATGTGCCTGACATGCCGGTGTTGCGAGGCGGGCCTGTCGAACCGCGCCGCGGCTTTGTGCTCCATTCGCTCGATTGGAAGGGGCAGGACATGGTGGAAGTCGGACCCGATTGGGGCCTGTCCGGATCTCTCGAGATATTGAAGGCGATCGCGGAGGGCACCGGTCCCAGCCGCTACATCGTCGCGCTCGGCTATGCAGGCTGGGGCGCGAGCCAACTGGACCGCGAGATGACTGGGGAAAGCTGGTTCCCGGTTCAATGCACTGCGGATATGCTGTTCGACGTTCCGGCCGGGAAGAAATGGGCAGCCGCCTATGCAGCAGCCGGAGTCGATGCCTCTCATCTGGTCAGTGGCGCCGGTTCGGCCTGA
- a CDS encoding peroxiredoxin, with translation MTIANGDRIPSATFTKMTENGPEQVSSEEFFAGRTIALFSVPGAFTPTCSAKHLPGFVEKAEALKEKGVDEIACTAVNDAFVMGAWGKSAGADDKVTMLADGNGDFAKAVGLTMDGSKFGMGTRGQRFSMIVKDGTVAELNVEEPGSFSVSSADHLLSQL, from the coding sequence ATGACCATCGCCAACGGGGATCGCATTCCCTCCGCTACCTTCACCAAGATGACCGAAAATGGGCCGGAGCAGGTGTCTTCCGAAGAGTTTTTTGCAGGCCGGACCATCGCCCTCTTTTCCGTACCAGGCGCATTCACCCCAACCTGTTCCGCCAAGCACTTGCCCGGTTTCGTCGAAAAAGCGGAAGCGCTGAAGGAAAAGGGCGTCGATGAAATCGCCTGCACCGCCGTCAACGACGCGTTCGTCATGGGCGCCTGGGGCAAGTCGGCAGGAGCGGATGATAAGGTCACCATGCTGGCGGACGGCAATGGCGATTTTGCCAAGGCGGTCGGCCTCACCATGGATGGAAGCAAGTTCGGCATGGGGACGCGGGGACAGCGCTTCTCGATGATCGTCAAGGACGGCACGGTTGCCGAACTGAATGTCGAGGAACCGGGCAGCTTCAGCGTCTCTTCGGCAGACCATCTTCTAAGCCAACTCTGA
- a CDS encoding AMP nucleosidase yields the protein MTKSIGSAAVAQLERIYQASIGNLREAMQAYGRDGSVPPPEAKSDRRYCYPELRIIHHAETDAPPPGRSFARLSKPGLYVTTVTRPDMFADYLAEQIDLLVRDYGVEVETGISDQQIPFPYVLDGLDISALDGIPPTELARHFPATELSQIGDEIADGLFMPNAAGQRPLALFDGLRTDFSLARLKHYTGTPAEHVQRYILFTNYHRYVDEFVDWACAELKREDTPYTALSGAGGVYVTRETADPARMIADSAWRRHQMPAYHLIAPNRSGITLVNIGVGPANAKTICDHLAVLRPEAWLMIGHCGGLRPSQRIGDYVLAHAYLRDDKVLDDMLPPEIPVPAIAEVQVALAKAAEAVLGGNDSEDFKRRLRTGTVVTTDDRNWELRYSSSALRFSLSRAVGIDMESATIAAQGYRFRVPYGTLLCVSDKPIHGELKLPGQANRFYEEAIAGHLRVGLMTCELLRQEGPQLHSRKLRAFNEPPFR from the coding sequence ATGACCAAAAGCATCGGCAGCGCGGCGGTCGCGCAACTTGAACGGATTTATCAGGCCTCTATTGGAAATCTCCGCGAGGCCATGCAGGCTTATGGTCGCGATGGAAGCGTGCCTCCACCGGAGGCAAAATCAGACCGCAGATATTGCTATCCAGAACTGCGCATCATCCATCATGCGGAAACGGACGCGCCGCCGCCGGGCAGATCCTTTGCCCGCCTTTCCAAGCCAGGCCTTTATGTCACTACGGTAACGCGGCCGGACATGTTTGCCGACTATCTGGCTGAACAGATCGACCTCCTCGTCCGGGATTATGGCGTGGAGGTTGAAACGGGGATCAGCGACCAACAAATCCCCTTCCCTTATGTGTTGGACGGCCTGGACATAAGCGCTCTCGACGGCATACCGCCGACCGAACTCGCACGGCACTTCCCGGCGACCGAACTGTCGCAGATCGGTGACGAGATCGCCGATGGCCTCTTCATGCCCAATGCCGCAGGGCAAAGACCCCTTGCGCTGTTCGACGGGCTGCGTACCGACTTCTCGCTGGCCCGGCTGAAACATTATACGGGCACCCCTGCAGAACATGTGCAGCGCTATATCCTCTTCACCAACTATCATCGCTATGTCGATGAATTCGTGGACTGGGCGTGCGCTGAATTAAAGCGGGAAGACACGCCCTACACCGCGCTGTCGGGCGCAGGCGGCGTATATGTGACGCGCGAAACGGCCGACCCGGCGCGGATGATCGCGGATAGCGCATGGCGCCGTCACCAGATGCCCGCCTATCATCTGATCGCCCCCAATCGCAGCGGGATAACATTGGTCAACATCGGTGTCGGCCCGGCCAACGCGAAGACGATTTGCGACCATCTTGCCGTGTTGCGCCCCGAAGCGTGGCTGATGATCGGCCATTGTGGCGGCCTTCGTCCCAGCCAGCGTATCGGCGACTATGTGCTGGCCCATGCCTATCTGCGGGATGACAAGGTGCTGGACGACATGCTGCCGCCTGAAATACCCGTACCGGCCATTGCCGAGGTACAGGTAGCGCTGGCCAAGGCCGCCGAAGCGGTGCTGGGCGGCAACGACAGCGAAGATTTCAAGCGGCGGCTGCGCACGGGTACGGTCGTGACCACCGACGACCGCAACTGGGAACTGCGCTATTCCAGTTCCGCCCTGCGTTTCAGCCTGTCCCGCGCAGTCGGCATCGACATGGAGTCGGCAACCATCGCGGCGCAGGGCTATCGGTTTCGTGTGCCCTATGGAACGCTACTCTGCGTTTCGGACAAGCCGATCCACGGCGAACTGAAACTGCCGGGGCAGGCAAACCGCTTCTATGAAGAAGCGATTGCCGGGCATCTGCGCGTGGGACTGATGACTTGTGAACTGCTGCGGCAGGAAGGTCCGCAGTTGCATAGCCGGAAGCTGAGGGCGTTCAATGAGCCGCCGTTCCGCTGA
- a CDS encoding alpha/beta fold hydrolase, with protein MTDLAMEKLEIKGLGGLPIAVHVAGQGRDLVLIHGYFSNAWTNWVRYGHAARLVEAGFRLIMPDLRGHGESGKPHHIDAYPPDALTDDNLAVIDQLGLTDYDLGGYSLGARTTVRMLAQGATPRRVILAGMGLRGLVQTLDRGGYYKNVLTNLGTFERGTSEWMTEAFLKTTKGDPVAMLHILNTFVDTPAETIAKFAQPTEVICGADDQDNGIAQELADTLPNGRYVEIPGNHMNAVTRKELGEAIGRFLTEERV; from the coding sequence ATGACCGACCTTGCAATGGAAAAGCTGGAGATCAAGGGCCTGGGCGGCCTGCCGATCGCCGTGCATGTAGCGGGACAGGGGCGTGACCTGGTGCTGATCCATGGCTATTTTTCCAACGCCTGGACCAATTGGGTGCGCTACGGCCATGCCGCCCGCCTGGTGGAAGCGGGGTTCCGCCTGATCATGCCCGACCTGCGCGGTCATGGGGAGAGTGGCAAACCGCATCACATCGACGCTTATCCGCCGGACGCCCTGACCGATGATAATCTTGCGGTCATCGATCAGCTGGGCCTGACGGATTATGACCTCGGCGGATACTCGCTGGGCGCTCGCACAACCGTACGGATGCTCGCTCAAGGAGCGACGCCTCGTCGGGTCATATTGGCTGGCATGGGGTTGCGGGGGCTTGTCCAGACGCTGGACAGGGGCGGCTATTATAAGAACGTCCTCACCAATCTGGGCACGTTCGAACGCGGTACGTCGGAATGGATGACCGAAGCCTTTCTCAAAACTACCAAGGGTGATCCGGTAGCGATGTTGCACATCCTGAACACCTTTGTGGATACGCCTGCCGAGACGATCGCAAAATTTGCGCAGCCCACGGAGGTCATCTGCGGCGCCGACGATCAGGATAATGGGATAGCGCAGGAGTTGGCCGACACATTGCCCAACGGGCGTTATGTGGAGATACCCGGAAATCACATGAACGCGGTCACCCGCAAGGAGTTGGGCGAGGCGATTGGGAGGTTTCTGACGGAAGAACGGGTTTAA
- a CDS encoding DUF2238 domain-containing protein, with the protein MIPGAAAVWKSLPIAQRWMILLLVAAIAASQIDQPFPELAPLQHGPTLALAIAAPWMLRRWPLTSSAVACIFAFLLLHTLGGRYIYSYVPYDEWTRALTGHDLSSAFGWARNGYDRIVHFAFGLLLIAPLAEIARRWGGMSFRWSMLFGFVVIGFVGALYEVFEWLLTLMAEGETAEWYNGQQGDVWDPQKDLACAQVGALIALLFLCSRGSRQAVVEAISDAADTPKE; encoded by the coding sequence ATGATCCCTGGCGCTGCTGCTGTCTGGAAAAGCCTTCCGATAGCGCAGCGCTGGATGATCCTGCTGCTGGTCGCCGCCATTGCCGCTTCGCAGATCGACCAGCCCTTTCCCGAACTCGCGCCGCTTCAGCATGGACCGACGCTGGCCTTGGCGATTGCCGCCCCGTGGATGCTTCGTCGCTGGCCGCTGACGAGCAGCGCGGTCGCGTGTATCTTCGCCTTCCTGCTGCTGCATACGCTGGGCGGCCGCTACATCTATTCATATGTGCCATATGATGAATGGACGCGCGCGCTTACCGGCCATGATCTTTCCTCCGCCTTTGGGTGGGCGCGCAACGGTTATGATCGCATCGTCCATTTCGCCTTTGGGCTGCTCCTAATTGCTCCGCTCGCAGAGATCGCCCGGCGCTGGGGCGGCATGTCGTTTCGCTGGAGCATGCTGTTCGGCTTTGTCGTGATCGGCTTCGTCGGCGCGCTGTACGAAGTGTTCGAATGGCTTCTGACGCTTATGGCGGAGGGGGAAACCGCCGAGTGGTATAATGGACAGCAGGGCGATGTGTGGGATCCCCAGAAGGACTTGGCCTGCGCGCAGGTAGGCGCCTTGATCGCGCTGCTATTTCTTTGCTCGCGCGGCTCTCGACAAGCTGTGGTGGAGGCCATATCGGACGCGGCTGATACGCCCAAGGAGTGA
- a CDS encoding aspartate-semialdehyde dehydrogenase, translating into MGYKVVVVGATGNVGREMLTILAEREFPIDEIAAVASPRSQGLSVDFGDTGKTIKCQNIEHFDFTGWDIALFAAGSGPTAEYAPKAAAAGCVVIDNSSLYRMDPDVPLIVPEVNPDAIDGYKKKNIIANPNCSTAQMVVALKPLHDAAKIKRVVVATYQSVSGAGKAGMDELFEQSRNIFVGDPAEPKKFTKQIAFNVIPHIDVFLDDGSTKEEWKMVAETKKILDPKVKITATCVRVPVFVGHSEALNIEFENEISAKKAQDILREAPGVMLVDKREDGGYVTPVECVGDYATFISRVREDSTVDNGLSLWCVSDNLRKGAALNAVQIAELLGRRHLKKG; encoded by the coding sequence ATGGGTTACAAGGTCGTCGTCGTTGGTGCCACGGGCAATGTGGGCCGCGAAATGTTGACCATTCTCGCCGAGCGGGAGTTTCCTATTGACGAGATCGCGGCGGTCGCTTCGCCCCGGTCGCAGGGCCTGTCCGTCGATTTCGGCGACACCGGCAAGACCATCAAATGCCAGAATATCGAGCATTTCGATTTTACCGGATGGGATATTGCACTGTTCGCCGCTGGCTCTGGCCCGACGGCTGAATATGCGCCCAAGGCGGCAGCGGCGGGTTGCGTGGTGATCGACAATTCGTCGCTTTACCGCATGGACCCCGATGTGCCGCTGATCGTGCCCGAAGTGAACCCGGACGCGATCGACGGCTATAAGAAGAAGAACATCATCGCGAACCCCAACTGCTCAACCGCGCAGATGGTGGTGGCGTTGAAGCCGCTGCATGACGCAGCAAAGATCAAGCGCGTCGTCGTCGCCACTTACCAGTCGGTTTCCGGCGCGGGCAAGGCGGGCATGGACGAACTGTTCGAACAGTCGCGCAATATCTTCGTCGGCGATCCAGCCGAACCCAAGAAGTTCACGAAGCAGATCGCCTTCAACGTGATCCCGCACATCGACGTTTTCCTGGACGATGGCTCGACCAAGGAAGAATGGAAGATGGTGGCGGAAACCAAGAAGATCCTCGATCCCAAGGTGAAGATCACGGCGACCTGCGTTCGCGTGCCCGTGTTCGTCGGCCATTCCGAAGCGCTGAACATCGAGTTCGAGAACGAGATTTCGGCCAAGAAGGCTCAGGATATCCTGCGTGAAGCGCCGGGCGTGATGTTGGTCGACAAGCGTGAGGATGGCGGCTACGTCACCCCCGTCGAATGCGTGGGCGACTATGCGACTTTCATCAGCCGCGTTCGCGAAGATTCGACCGTTGATAACGGCCTGTCGCTCTGGTGCGTCAGCGATAACCTTCGCAAGGGCGCGGCTCTGAATGCCGTGCAGATCGCCGAGCTGCTGGGCCGCCGTCACCTTAAGAAGGGCTGA